A window from uncultured Desulfobacter sp. encodes these proteins:
- a CDS encoding serine protease has translation MKRYGIFFSLLVFCFFFQTQAYASEWQTVIGMDSVLESPQATGSGDKEKSVGLVVVSAPGYQSDPVGTAWLYKTDVLATNAHVAEGVSHRLKALAEQKISGVPYYLPNKTKGKFVRIIDLAIHPGYKRTPVDMNGKVPVNEPDVALLRIEEKLPSPLSVADTETLRSLKPGDTIQYIGFPMEQLIGENVNLNNVMATTKSGTINAISDWWLGDSGPAKNKLIRHDLGAAGGASGSPIFNKNNQVIGLINAGNVEPLFIGIKNGKPQFARSPNAVMINFGVRADLLEAVSFK, from the coding sequence ATGAAAAGATATGGCATTTTTTTCTCGCTGCTTGTTTTTTGCTTTTTCTTCCAGACACAGGCGTATGCATCTGAGTGGCAGACAGTTATCGGAATGGATAGTGTGCTTGAATCGCCCCAGGCCACAGGCAGCGGTGACAAGGAAAAGAGTGTGGGGCTCGTGGTTGTCTCTGCTCCCGGGTATCAGTCTGATCCCGTGGGAACAGCATGGTTGTACAAAACAGATGTGCTGGCGACAAATGCGCACGTTGCAGAGGGTGTCTCACATAGATTGAAAGCCCTAGCAGAACAAAAAATATCCGGCGTACCTTATTATCTGCCAAATAAAACAAAAGGCAAATTTGTGCGGATCATTGATTTGGCCATCCATCCAGGTTACAAGAGGACACCTGTTGACATGAATGGCAAGGTGCCTGTCAATGAACCAGATGTGGCTCTTTTGCGTATAGAAGAAAAATTACCTTCACCGCTCAGCGTGGCCGACACAGAAACCCTGAGAAGCCTTAAACCCGGGGATACCATCCAATATATCGGATTTCCAATGGAACAGCTTATTGGAGAGAATGTGAATTTAAATAATGTAATGGCTACAACAAAATCCGGCACTATCAATGCAATAAGCGACTGGTGGCTTGGAGATTCCGGGCCAGCAAAAAACAAATTGATCAGACATGATTTGGGTGCTGCAGGTGGTGCGTCAGGCAGTCCTATTTTCAATAAAAACAACCAGGTTATAGGACTGATAAATGCAGGAAACGTCGAACCATTATTCATAGGTATAAAAAACGGTAAACCTCAATTTGCCAGATCGCCTAACGCTGTTATGATAAATTTCGGTGTGCGTGCTGATTTGCTGGAAGCTGTTTCATTTAAGTAA
- a CDS encoding lytic transglycosylase domain-containing protein — MRVSIVIIMVWLLSGFGSLWAPNTAWARLEIKKLDYAKAWKTYLADQSALEPVSEYPYEACFRQAAKRYDLPLTLLLAMARGESDFNARAGSSKSCYGIMQIQWPGTAGDLGFTAKEQLYDPCRNISAGAKYIRMMLDRYNGDLHRAVAAYNYGPGRISRTRGAPIPKGADWYSGYIYHHLQQVLAGAVKGKPSPAKKKKYTPGTKIPVILFHNPLRARDFMAYFKERAPNLKLDWFRTSLGETYIVLLTETKDEQDKSVQQMKKLGYHLKIDKAFQ; from the coding sequence ATGAGAGTTTCTATCGTCATCATAATGGTTTGGCTTCTATCAGGTTTTGGGAGTCTTTGGGCACCGAACACGGCCTGGGCCAGACTGGAAATCAAAAAGCTGGACTATGCCAAGGCCTGGAAAACCTATCTTGCCGACCAATCCGCTTTGGAACCGGTGAGTGAATACCCTTACGAAGCGTGCTTCAGACAGGCAGCCAAAAGATACGACCTTCCCCTAACCCTGCTGCTGGCCATGGCCCGGGGAGAGTCAGATTTCAACGCCAGGGCCGGATCATCCAAATCCTGTTATGGCATCATGCAGATCCAGTGGCCGGGAACGGCAGGGGACCTGGGCTTTACCGCCAAAGAACAGCTCTATGATCCCTGCCGCAACATCAGTGCCGGGGCAAAATATATCCGCATGATGCTGGATCGCTATAACGGAGACCTGCACCGGGCCGTTGCAGCCTACAATTACGGCCCGGGCCGGATTTCCAGAACCCGGGGCGCACCGATCCCAAAAGGTGCCGACTGGTATAGCGGTTATATCTATCACCACCTTCAGCAGGTACTGGCCGGGGCGGTAAAAGGCAAACCTTCACCCGCTAAAAAGAAAAAATACACACCCGGCACCAAGATCCCGGTGATCTTGTTCCATAATCCGTTGCGGGCCAGGGATTTTATGGCCTATTTCAAGGAAAGGGCGCCGAATCTGAAGCTGGACTGGTTCCGAACCTCCCTGGGAGAAACCTATATTGTCCTGCTCACAGAGACCAAAGATGAACAGGATAAGAGTGTCCAACAGATGAAAAAGCTTGGATACCATTTAAAGATAGACAAAGCATTTCAATAA